The following coding sequences are from one Lysinibacillus sp. FSL W8-0992 window:
- a CDS encoding dipicolinate synthase subunit B — MLTGKRIGLGITASHCTYEDVVPKIQNFINAGATVIPIITHSVLHAATRFGTGEEWIAKIEELTGQKVISSIKEAEPFGPSNPLDAMVIAPMTGNSISKFANAATDSPVLMAAKATLRNGSPVVLGISTNDALGLNGMNIMKLLNSKNIYFIPFGQDSPHGKPNSLIADFNQMVETVDAAITQKTQLQPLLIQYFK; from the coding sequence TTGCTGACGGGTAAACGAATTGGTTTAGGCATTACGGCTTCACATTGCACGTATGAGGATGTTGTACCCAAAATTCAAAACTTTATCAATGCAGGGGCTACAGTTATCCCGATTATTACCCACTCTGTATTACACGCTGCTACACGTTTCGGTACAGGAGAAGAATGGATTGCAAAAATAGAGGAATTGACAGGACAAAAAGTGATTTCTTCTATAAAAGAAGCAGAACCATTTGGACCTTCCAATCCATTGGATGCAATGGTTATAGCTCCAATGACCGGTAATAGTATTAGTAAATTTGCCAATGCAGCGACAGATAGCCCTGTGCTGATGGCGGCAAAGGCAACATTGCGAAACGGTTCACCTGTCGTGCTAGGCATTTCCACAAATGATGCACTTGGCCTAAACGGCATGAATATTATGAAACTGCTCAATTCAAAAAACATCTACTTTATTCCATTCGGTCAAGATTCACCCCACGGAAAACCGAATTCATTAATTGCTGATTTTAATCAAATGGTCGAGACGGTTGATGCAGCAATTACGCAGAAAACGCAATTACAACCACTGTTGATACAATATTTCAAATAA
- a CDS encoding dipicolinate synthase: MENEKWLVIGEDSRLKELATMLRSSSRTVFYKRTSVWNEELNKLVLEFQPNKIILPILPLKIEVEQLYGISQVKFYTGRLTMHWKQLLEKNETNCYLQQESFIWQNARLTAEGFIATFYGLEQKCIYGQNFTIAGFGRIAKMLASLLVKMGANVHIVARSVVQVSEAKAYGYKASDLDDRKWSIHDGIFINTIPAKWITESFQDHVPAVLYDLASEPGCLDIDADQLQTYVLLPSLPGKYFAHDAAEILCKAIEEEENC; the protein is encoded by the coding sequence TTGGAAAACGAAAAATGGCTGGTGATCGGCGAGGACTCAAGGTTAAAAGAATTAGCAACGATGCTGCGAAGCTCTTCACGTACAGTATTCTATAAAAGAACTTCAGTTTGGAATGAGGAGTTAAATAAACTTGTTTTAGAGTTCCAGCCCAATAAAATTATTCTACCTATACTTCCATTGAAGATAGAAGTAGAACAATTATATGGCATATCACAAGTTAAGTTTTATACTGGGCGATTGACAATGCATTGGAAGCAGTTGCTAGAAAAAAATGAAACTAATTGCTATTTACAGCAAGAGTCTTTTATTTGGCAAAATGCGAGGTTGACAGCGGAGGGATTTATCGCCACGTTCTACGGACTCGAGCAGAAATGTATTTACGGACAAAACTTTACAATCGCAGGCTTTGGACGCATCGCCAAAATGCTCGCTTCTTTACTCGTAAAGATGGGTGCTAACGTGCATATTGTTGCGCGTTCAGTGGTACAAGTGAGTGAAGCGAAAGCATATGGCTATAAAGCGTCTGATTTAGATGATCGAAAATGGTCGATACATGATGGGATTTTCATCAATACGATTCCTGCCAAATGGATTACAGAATCGTTTCAGGACCATGTGCCTGCTGTGCTATATGATTTAGCTTCAGAGCCAGGCTGTTTAGATATTGATGCTGACCAGTTACAGACATATGTACTATTGCCATCATTACCTGGGAAATACTTTGCACATGATGCGGCAGAAATTTTGTGCAAGGCAATAGAGGAGGAAGAAAATTGCTGA
- a CDS encoding YlmC/YmxH family sporulation protein, which produces MLLSEMVDKELIQVEGGVHFGILAHTECLLDVQTGKIHGFEIIKEKLPFQKKKVKVSEMIPWHEIILIGEDRILFNKTTTVQSEFLQ; this is translated from the coding sequence ATGCTATTATCTGAAATGGTGGATAAAGAGTTAATTCAGGTTGAAGGTGGTGTACATTTTGGCATACTGGCACACACAGAATGCCTATTAGATGTGCAGACAGGTAAGATACATGGATTTGAGATTATTAAAGAAAAATTACCATTCCAAAAGAAGAAAGTGAAAGTTAGTGAAATGATTCCATGGCATGAAATTATATTAATTGGGGAAGATCGTATTTTATTTAACAAAACAACGACGGTACAGTCCGAATTTTTACAGTGA
- a CDS encoding GntR family transcriptional regulator: MHIHLSNASDKPIYEQITVQLKEAILASKLQAGDALPSIRALAKDLKISVMTTKRAYADLERDGFIETVAGKGSFVTERNQDFLREELLRQVEEHLQKAVRTAKTAGLSKEELGDLLSLIVEEDN, from the coding sequence GTGCATATCCATTTAAGCAATGCGAGTGATAAACCAATTTACGAGCAAATTACTGTACAGCTAAAAGAGGCAATTTTAGCAAGTAAATTACAGGCTGGCGATGCACTCCCCTCTATTCGTGCACTCGCAAAGGATCTCAAAATTAGCGTAATGACAACAAAACGAGCTTATGCAGATTTAGAGCGAGATGGCTTTATTGAAACCGTAGCTGGCAAAGGTAGCTTTGTCACTGAACGCAACCAAGACTTTCTCCGTGAGGAATTATTGCGTCAAGTAGAGGAGCATCTGCAAAAAGCCGTAAGGACAGCCAAAACTGCAGGTCTTTCAAAAGAGGAATTAGGAGACTTACTTTCGTTAATTGTAGAGGAGGACAACTAA